The Fervidibacillus albus genome contains a region encoding:
- the mutL gene encoding DNA mismatch repair endonuclease MutL, with protein MGRIIQLSEHLSNKIAAGEVVERPASVVKELVENAIDANSTSIEVEVEEAGLAKIRIVDNGDGMEEEDAVLAFERHATSKIREEGDLFRIQTLGFRGEAIPSIASVSKMELITSTGEKPGTRIVMHGGKRIEKKMAPSRKGTEVIVTDLFFNTPARLKYMKSIHTELGNITDVMNRIALAHPEIAMKLIHNGRKLLQTTGNGDPLQVLAAIYGMNIAKKMIRIETESLDFHITGYIALPEINRASRNYISTMINGRYIKNFSLNRAIISGYHTLLPIGRYPIAFLRIEMDPILVDVNVHPAKMEVRLSKEQTLCELITETIQNAFRKETLIPSVTKEREKRKTEQVQFHLDHLQKQEESRRSYLTNQERKVAKTFLQSVTEGMEESRSDTTDGGKQPLHFVEKSEPTDDGEKDELSLPERDVPFVKEPTVSKPPVQHEKTETAISNTDERPNHSDRIPPLYPIGQMHGTYILAENEKGLYIIDQHAAQERIKYEFYREKIGEVPNDLQELLIPMTMQFSNDEFVKLQEHVEELKKVGVFLEPFGTNTFIVRNHPQWFPKGEEEEMIRLMVDQVLAMKQIDLKKLREETAIMMSCKGSIKANHRLRNEEILELLDTLRTTTDPFTCPHGRPIIIHFSTYDLEKMFKRIM; from the coding sequence TTGGGAAGAATCATCCAACTAAGTGAACATCTTTCGAATAAAATTGCTGCAGGGGAAGTTGTTGAGCGGCCAGCATCCGTCGTAAAAGAGCTCGTTGAAAATGCAATTGATGCCAATAGTACATCGATTGAAGTGGAAGTCGAAGAGGCTGGACTGGCAAAAATTCGCATTGTCGATAACGGTGACGGTATGGAAGAAGAAGATGCCGTCCTTGCCTTTGAACGTCATGCAACGAGTAAAATTCGAGAGGAAGGGGATCTCTTTCGAATCCAAACGTTAGGATTTCGTGGCGAGGCTATTCCAAGTATCGCATCCGTCTCGAAAATGGAATTAATTACGAGTACAGGGGAAAAGCCGGGAACCCGAATCGTTATGCATGGAGGAAAACGAATCGAAAAAAAAATGGCCCCATCGAGAAAAGGGACGGAAGTGATCGTCACCGATTTATTTTTCAACACACCCGCCCGTTTGAAATATATGAAATCCATCCATACCGAACTCGGAAACATTACGGATGTAATGAACCGAATCGCCCTTGCCCATCCGGAAATAGCGATGAAACTCATTCATAATGGTCGAAAATTGTTGCAAACAACGGGAAATGGGGATCCATTACAAGTGCTCGCCGCCATATACGGAATGAATATTGCGAAAAAAATGATCCGAATTGAAACGGAGTCTTTGGATTTTCATATTACCGGCTACATCGCCTTACCTGAAATCAATCGGGCATCGAGAAATTACATCTCTACAATGATTAACGGACGTTACATTAAAAATTTTTCACTAAATCGAGCAATCATTTCCGGATATCATACGTTGTTACCGATTGGAAGATATCCGATTGCCTTTTTACGTATTGAAATGGATCCGATCCTCGTCGATGTGAACGTTCATCCAGCAAAAATGGAAGTCCGTTTAAGCAAAGAACAAACGTTGTGTGAATTAATAACGGAAACTATTCAAAACGCCTTCCGGAAAGAAACGTTAATTCCATCCGTTACGAAAGAACGGGAAAAAAGAAAGACGGAACAAGTCCAGTTTCACCTCGACCATCTTCAAAAGCAGGAAGAGAGCCGGCGATCATATTTAACGAATCAAGAAAGAAAAGTGGCCAAAACGTTTCTCCAGTCGGTAACAGAAGGAATGGAAGAAAGTAGGAGTGATACAACGGACGGGGGCAAACAACCGCTCCATTTTGTTGAAAAATCTGAACCGACCGATGATGGAGAAAAGGACGAGTTATCGTTGCCCGAACGTGACGTTCCGTTCGTTAAGGAACCGACCGTTTCCAAACCGCCTGTCCAACACGAAAAAACAGAAACCGCGATTTCCAATACGGATGAACGGCCGAACCATTCCGACCGAATTCCTCCATTGTATCCGATCGGACAAATGCACGGAACGTACATTTTGGCCGAAAACGAAAAAGGATTATACATTATCGACCAACACGCCGCCCAAGAGCGCATCAAATATGAATTTTACCGCGAAAAAATCGGCGAAGTTCCAAACGATTTACAAGAGTTGTTAATTCCAATGACGATGCAATTTTCCAACGATGAATTCGTGAAACTCCAAGAACATGTCGAGGAATTAAAAAAGGTCGGAGTGTTTTTAGAGCCGTTCGGGACGAATACATTTATCGTTCGCAACCATCCCCAATGGTTTCCGAAGGGGGAAGAAGAGGAAATGATTCGGCTCATGGTCGATCAAGTGTTGGCGATGAAACAAATCGATTTAAAAAAATTACGGGAAGAAACGGCGATAATGATGAGTTGTAAAGGGTCGATTAAAGCGAATCATCGTTTACGAAATGAAGAAATTTTAGAATTGCTCGATACGTTACGAACGACGACTGACCCGTTCACATGTCCCCATGGCCGGCCAATTATTATCCATTTCTCCACGTACGATTTGGAAAAAATGTTCAAGCGGATCATGTAA
- the miaA gene encoding tRNA (adenosine(37)-N6)-dimethylallyltransferase MiaA encodes MKNKEKLLVIIGPTAVGKTKLSIDLAKKFTGEIISGDSMQIYRGMDIGTAKISPDEMNGIPHHLLDIKDPRESFSVAEFQQLVRKKITEISNRNRLPILVGGTGLYVQSVIYDYQFPDVEDEKVRKQLEKQVEEKGIDFLFHQLQQIDREYARLIHPNNRRRLIRALEVYYATGKTMTEWKLNQKIEAVYDSVVIGLTMERSRLYERINDRVDEMIANGLVEEAKRLYDQGLTNVQATQAIGYKELFAYFDGTVTFDEAVANLKQNTRKFAKRQFTWFRNKMDVQWFEVTEETYDHFFEKICNFVAGKMK; translated from the coding sequence TTGAAAAATAAAGAAAAACTTCTCGTAATAATTGGACCGACCGCTGTTGGAAAGACGAAATTGAGTATCGATTTGGCGAAGAAATTTACTGGAGAAATCATCAGTGGTGACTCGATGCAAATTTATCGGGGAATGGATATCGGTACGGCGAAAATTTCTCCCGACGAAATGAATGGCATTCCCCATCATTTACTGGACATTAAAGATCCGAGAGAATCCTTTTCCGTCGCCGAATTCCAACAGCTCGTTCGAAAAAAAATTACCGAAATTTCCAACCGCAACCGTTTACCGATCCTAGTTGGTGGAACAGGATTATACGTGCAATCGGTCATATACGATTACCAATTTCCCGACGTGGAAGATGAAAAAGTACGAAAACAATTGGAAAAGCAAGTAGAGGAAAAGGGAATCGATTTTCTATTCCACCAACTGCAACAGATCGACCGGGAATATGCCCGCTTAATTCATCCGAATAATCGACGTCGTTTAATCCGTGCCCTTGAAGTGTATTATGCAACGGGAAAGACGATGACGGAATGGAAATTGAACCAAAAGATAGAAGCGGTGTACGATTCCGTTGTCATCGGATTGACGATGGAACGAAGTCGGTTATATGAACGGATTAACGACCGGGTCGATGAAATGATCGCAAATGGACTTGTAGAAGAGGCGAAAAGGTTGTATGACCAAGGGTTAACGAATGTTCAAGCGACGCAAGCGATCGGTTACAAAGAATTGTTCGCCTATTTCGATGGAACCGTTACGTTCGACGAAGCGGTTGCTAATTTAAAACAAAATACAAGGAAGTTTGCGAAAAGGCAATTCACATGGTTTCGAAATAAAATGGACGTCCAATGGTTCGAAGTAACCGAAGAAACTTATGATCATTTTTTTGAAAAAATATGTAATTTTGTAGCAGGAAAGATGAAATAA
- the hfq gene encoding RNA chaperone Hfq encodes MKQSVNIQDQFLNQLRKENIAVTVFLLNGFQIRGFVKGFDNFTVLLESDGKQQLVFKHAISTFSPVRNVQIEIE; translated from the coding sequence ATGAAGCAATCAGTAAACATTCAAGATCAATTTTTAAACCAATTGAGAAAAGAAAATATCGCTGTGACCGTCTTTTTGCTAAATGGATTTCAAATTCGAGGTTTCGTCAAAGGGTTCGATAATTTTACCGTCCTGTTGGAATCCGATGGAAAACAGCAACTCGTTTTCAAACATGCAATCTCTACTTTTTCACCGGTTCGAAATGTTCAAATTGAAATAGAATAA
- the spoVK gene encoding stage V sporulation protein K: MNEPIRMKNNGQISITLHPKRKGTIEPVRAIHVVEEKTDGHEILAEIEEELHSLVGLKSVKQMIREIYAWIIVNKKRTEFGLKTEKQVLHMMFKGNPGTGKTTVARLIGKLFYKLNVLSKGHLIECERADLVGEYIGHTAQKTRDLIKKAMGGILFIDEAYSLGRGGEKDFGKEAIDTLVKHMEDHQHDFVLILAGYSREMDTFLSLNPGLQSRFPIIIEFPDYSVDELIQIAKQMMKQKEYVFSEDAVRKLTDHLIQTKSSFQNVRFSNGRYIRNIIEKSIRAQAMRLLKENRYGRDELVTIRSDDLVFPTQNQALY, encoded by the coding sequence TTGAACGAACCGATTCGTATGAAAAATAACGGTCAAATTAGTATCACATTACATCCGAAACGAAAGGGGACGATCGAACCGGTCCGAGCGATTCATGTCGTTGAAGAAAAAACCGACGGCCATGAAATATTGGCGGAGATCGAAGAAGAGTTACATTCTTTAGTCGGATTGAAATCAGTCAAACAAATGATTCGGGAAATTTATGCGTGGATTATCGTAAACAAAAAACGAACCGAATTCGGATTGAAAACGGAAAAACAAGTTTTGCATATGATGTTTAAAGGAAATCCTGGAACGGGTAAAACGACGGTGGCAAGACTGATCGGAAAATTATTTTACAAATTGAATGTACTTTCAAAGGGACATTTAATCGAATGTGAACGAGCTGATTTAGTTGGTGAATATATAGGACATACCGCCCAAAAAACGAGGGATTTAATCAAAAAAGCAATGGGGGGTATTTTATTTATCGACGAAGCCTATTCCCTCGGGAGGGGTGGCGAAAAGGACTTTGGAAAGGAAGCGATCGATACCCTTGTAAAACATATGGAAGATCACCAGCACGATTTTGTCTTAATCTTAGCGGGCTATTCTCGGGAAATGGACACGTTTTTATCTTTGAATCCCGGTCTCCAATCCCGGTTCCCAATTATCATTGAATTTCCAGACTATTCCGTAGACGAGTTGATTCAAATAGCCAAACAAATGATGAAACAAAAGGAATATGTGTTTAGCGAAGATGCAGTTCGGAAATTAACGGATCATTTAATACAAACGAAATCCAGCTTCCAAAACGTACGTTTTTCTAACGGGAGATATATTCGAAACATTATCGAAAAATCAATTCGTGCTCAAGCGATGCGTCTTCTGAAGGAGAATCGATACGGACGGGATGAACTCGTCACTATTCGAAGCGATGATCTCGTTTTTCCAACTCAAAATCAAGCCCTTTACTGA
- a CDS encoding glutaredoxin family protein, with translation MNDIKVYTTSTCPYCVMVKNFLEAQGLPFTEINVQKDPVAAQRLYQTTGQLGVPQINVNGHWVLGFDPEGIMAHVNA, from the coding sequence ATGAATGACATTAAAGTGTATACGACGAGTACTTGTCCGTATTGTGTTATGGTGAAAAATTTTTTGGAAGCACAAGGATTGCCCTTTACGGAAATAAATGTTCAAAAGGATCCGGTTGCAGCACAACGATTGTATCAAACGACGGGGCAATTAGGTGTACCACAAATTAATGTGAACGGCCATTGGGTTTTAGGTTTCGACCCGGAAGGCATTATGGCGCACGTCAATGCATAA
- a CDS encoding aminotransferase class I/II-fold pyridoxal phosphate-dependent enzyme — protein MYSECVNKEQLIPIIEKVEGKIAPVHREIDRIAEHNQYRVLKSFQKFRVSDNHFNPSTGYGYDDEGRDTLEKVYADCFGGEKALVRPQIISGTHAIATALFGLLRPGDELVYITGDPYDTLEEIVGIRGSGVGSLKEYQIGYRAIPLTNTGRPDFEAIGNAISEKTTVVGIQRSKGYANRPSFTISEIQEMIDFVKKIKRDVIVFVDNCYGEFVEEMEPCHVGADIMAGSLIKNPGGGLAKTGGYIVGRNDLVEACAYRLTAPGLGAEAGASLYSLLEMYQGFFLAPHVVAQALKGAVFTAAMLEEIGLQSEPKWDAKRTDLIQSIAFQDKDRMIAFCQAIQFASPVNSHFTPLPHPMPGYDDDVIMAAGTFIQGASIELSADGPIRPPYVAYVQGGLTYEHVKIAIITAIDQLVTSGHFQMKK, from the coding sequence ATGTATTCAGAATGCGTGAACAAAGAACAACTCATCCCAATCATCGAGAAAGTAGAAGGAAAAATTGCCCCGGTTCACCGGGAAATTGACCGAATCGCCGAACACAATCAATATCGCGTTTTAAAAAGCTTCCAAAAATTCCGAGTAAGCGATAACCATTTCAATCCATCAACCGGATATGGGTACGATGACGAAGGGAGAGACACGTTAGAAAAGGTGTACGCAGATTGCTTCGGTGGAGAAAAGGCCCTTGTCCGCCCACAAATTATTTCCGGCACCCATGCAATTGCAACGGCCCTTTTCGGTCTGTTACGTCCCGGGGATGAACTCGTCTATATTACCGGTGATCCGTACGACACCCTGGAAGAAATTGTTGGCATTCGAGGCAGTGGTGTCGGAAGTTTAAAAGAATATCAAATTGGCTACCGGGCGATTCCTTTGACAAATACGGGACGACCAGATTTTGAAGCTATTGGCAATGCAATTTCAGAAAAAACGACGGTCGTCGGCATTCAACGGTCAAAAGGGTATGCAAACCGCCCGTCCTTTACAATTTCCGAGATTCAAGAAATGATCGATTTCGTGAAGAAAATAAAAAGGGATGTCATCGTCTTTGTCGACAACTGTTACGGGGAGTTTGTCGAAGAAATGGAACCGTGCCATGTCGGAGCGGATATTATGGCAGGTTCACTAATTAAAAATCCCGGGGGTGGTTTGGCTAAAACCGGCGGCTACATTGTCGGTAGAAACGACTTAGTGGAAGCCTGTGCCTATCGGTTAACAGCCCCTGGACTCGGTGCTGAAGCCGGCGCCTCTCTTTACAGTTTATTGGAAATGTACCAAGGCTTTTTCCTCGCTCCCCACGTTGTTGCGCAGGCGCTAAAGGGGGCCGTGTTTACCGCAGCGATGTTGGAAGAAATCGGGTTGCAATCGGAACCGAAATGGGACGCAAAACGGACGGATTTGATTCAGTCGATTGCTTTTCAAGATAAAGACCGAATGATTGCCTTTTGCCAAGCGATTCAATTCGCATCACCGGTTAATTCCCACTTCACTCCATTACCGCATCCGATGCCCGGCTACGATGATGACGTCATTATGGCTGCGGGAACGTTTATCCAAGGAGCGAGTATTGAGCTTTCTGCAGACGGACCGATTCGCCCCCCATACGTTGCATACGTTCAAGGAGGACTAACGTATGAACATGTAAAAATTGCAATTATTACAGCGATCGATCAATTGGTCACATCAGGCCATTTTCAAATGAAAAAATGA
- a CDS encoding MerR family transcriptional regulator yields MTGKEIRRSLPLFPISTVMELTDLSARQIRYYEEHGLVVPARTKGKQRMFSLNDIDKLLEIKDLLDQGINIAGIKQIFTMKQLNQEAANSRDSASKGEISDKELRKILREELTREGQMFRPHLRQGDMSRFYH; encoded by the coding sequence TTGACAGGAAAGGAAATCCGCCGGTCACTTCCTTTATTTCCAATTAGTACTGTCATGGAACTTACCGACTTAAGCGCCCGGCAAATCCGTTATTACGAAGAGCATGGACTTGTCGTTCCGGCGAGGACGAAGGGAAAACAACGAATGTTTTCTTTAAACGATATCGACAAATTGTTAGAAATTAAAGATTTGTTAGATCAAGGAATAAACATTGCAGGAATTAAACAAATCTTTACGATGAAACAATTGAATCAAGAAGCGGCGAATAGTCGAGACAGTGCAAGTAAAGGTGAGATTTCCGATAAAGAATTACGGAAAATTCTTCGGGAAGAATTGACAAGGGAAGGACAAATGTTCCGACCCCACCTGAGACAAGGGGATATGTCCCGATTTTATCATTAA
- the glnA gene encoding type I glutamate--ammonia ligase, translated as MGKFTKEDIMRLAKEENVKFIRLQFTDILGTIKNVEIPISQLPKALENKIMFDGSSIEGFVRIEESDMYLYPDLDTWVVFPWTAGRGKVARLICDIYKPDGTPFMGDPRNNLKRVLKEMEELGFTHFNLGPEPEFFLFKLDEKGEPTMELNDNGGYFDLAPTDLGENCRKDIVVELEEMGFEIEASHHEVAPGQHEIDFKYEDVVKACDQIQTFKLVVKTIARKHDLHATFMPKPLFGINGSGMHSNISLFKGEENAFYDPDGRFQLSETAYQFLAGVLKHAPSFTAVTNPTVNSYKRLVPGYEAPVYVAWSPKNRSPLVRVPSSRGLSTRLELRSVDPSANPYLAMAVILKAGLDGIKNNMTPPEPVDRNIYVMSKEERLEEGIVDLPGTLAEALQNMQEDEVIVSALGEHIVEHFVEAKEIEWDMFRSQVHPWEREQYLKMY; from the coding sequence ATGGGAAAGTTTACGAAAGAAGATATTATGCGTCTTGCAAAAGAAGAAAATGTTAAATTTATTCGATTGCAATTTACAGATATTTTAGGAACGATTAAAAATGTGGAAATTCCGATTAGCCAATTACCGAAAGCTTTAGAAAACAAAATCATGTTCGACGGTTCGTCCATCGAAGGATTTGTTCGAATTGAAGAATCGGATATGTATTTATATCCAGACTTAGATACATGGGTCGTCTTTCCATGGACAGCAGGTAGAGGAAAAGTTGCCCGGCTCATTTGCGATATTTATAAACCAGATGGAACACCTTTTATGGGGGATCCGCGTAATAATTTGAAACGAGTACTTAAAGAAATGGAAGAGTTAGGTTTTACGCATTTTAATTTAGGACCTGAACCGGAATTTTTCCTCTTTAAATTGGATGAAAAAGGAGAGCCGACGATGGAATTGAACGATAACGGTGGCTACTTCGACTTAGCTCCTACGGATTTAGGGGAAAACTGCCGTAAAGATATCGTCGTCGAATTGGAAGAAATGGGCTTTGAAATCGAAGCATCCCACCATGAAGTTGCGCCAGGCCAACACGAGATCGACTTTAAATACGAAGATGTAGTAAAGGCTTGCGACCAAATCCAAACGTTCAAACTCGTCGTAAAAACGATTGCGAGAAAACACGATCTACATGCTACTTTTATGCCGAAACCGTTATTTGGCATTAACGGTTCAGGAATGCACTCGAATATTTCCTTATTTAAAGGTGAGGAAAATGCATTCTATGATCCGGACGGTCGTTTTCAATTAAGTGAAACGGCATATCAATTTTTAGCGGGTGTATTAAAACATGCTCCGAGTTTCACTGCTGTGACGAACCCGACGGTAAACTCGTATAAACGGCTCGTACCAGGTTACGAAGCACCGGTTTATGTCGCTTGGTCACCGAAAAACCGAAGCCCGTTAGTTCGCGTACCTTCTTCGCGAGGATTAAGTACTCGTTTGGAACTTCGAAGTGTCGATCCGTCTGCTAACCCGTATTTAGCGATGGCTGTCATTTTAAAAGCTGGTCTTGATGGAATTAAAAACAACATGACGCCACCGGAACCAGTTGACAGAAATATATATGTCATGTCAAAAGAAGAGCGATTGGAAGAAGGCATCGTCGACCTTCCAGGAACTTTAGCAGAAGCATTACAAAACATGCAAGAAGATGAAGTCATTGTTTCTGCTTTAGGTGAACATATCGTCGAACATTTCGTCGAGGCGAAGGAGATCGAATGGGATATGTTCCGCTCACAAGTTCACCCTTGGGAACGGGAACAATATTTGAAGATGTATTAA
- a CDS encoding site-specific integrase: MASFRKHKNGTWEYRLKYKDPFTQKYKEKSKRGFKTKKEAQLAASEMERKLLEGIELTNDVSLKHFLHEWLYEYKKPVIRKNTFQIHKHNIEKHIVPYFKEVQLRDIKPIMYQKFLNYLAKEKGYSKRTVEIIHGTMNEAYNKAVTLGKVEKNPCNGATIPTKKTRKKEGLEFLATEDIPEFLKTAYEYDYIYWIFFKVLIETGMRKGEAAALQWSDIDLKEGTIRIDKSLDFTAKDDEKLFGDTKTYNSKRTITISNSLINDLQYHIKWQNQNKLTLNDMYKHHLNLVLCRKDGDIMPKSTLFNVFRRILKKANLPQLPIHSLRHTHAVLLLEAGADLKYIQERLGHGSIQITSDVYSHISKKIEQNNMKKYEELIKGIF; the protein is encoded by the coding sequence GTGGCCAGTTTTCGTAAACACAAGAATGGGACGTGGGAATATAGATTAAAATATAAGGATCCCTTTACACAGAAGTATAAAGAGAAATCAAAAAGAGGATTTAAAACAAAAAAGGAAGCCCAGTTGGCAGCTAGTGAAATGGAAAGAAAATTGTTAGAAGGAATAGAACTAACAAACGATGTATCATTAAAACATTTTTTACATGAATGGCTTTATGAATATAAAAAACCTGTAATTCGAAAAAATACTTTTCAAATCCATAAACATAACATCGAAAAGCATATTGTACCTTATTTTAAAGAAGTTCAATTACGTGATATTAAACCAATTATGTATCAAAAATTCCTTAATTATCTAGCCAAAGAAAAAGGGTATAGTAAAAGAACCGTTGAGATTATACACGGTACCATGAATGAGGCGTATAACAAGGCAGTTACTCTTGGAAAAGTAGAGAAGAACCCTTGCAATGGTGCTACAATTCCAACAAAAAAAACACGTAAAAAAGAAGGATTAGAATTTTTGGCTACTGAAGACATTCCCGAATTTTTGAAGACCGCTTATGAATACGATTATATTTACTGGATCTTTTTTAAGGTTCTTATCGAGACGGGGATGAGAAAAGGGGAAGCTGCTGCGCTCCAATGGTCGGATATTGATTTGAAGGAAGGAACAATTCGCATTGACAAATCTCTAGACTTTACGGCAAAAGATGATGAAAAGCTTTTTGGTGATACTAAGACATACAATTCTAAAAGAACTATTACGATCAGTAACTCACTGATTAACGATTTACAATATCATATAAAATGGCAAAATCAAAATAAACTTACACTTAATGATATGTATAAACACCATTTAAACTTAGTTTTATGCCGTAAAGACGGTGACATCATGCCTAAAAGTACATTATTTAATGTGTTTAGACGAATCCTAAAAAAGGCAAATCTTCCACAATTACCTATTCACTCATTAAGGCATACACATGCTGTTCTTCTCTTGGAGGCTGGGGCAGATTTAAAATATATCCAAGAACGGCTAGGACATGGAAGTATTCAAATTACCTCAGATGTATACTCGCACATTTCCAAAAAAATAGAACAAAATAATATGAAAAAATACGAAGAGTTAATTAAGGGCATTTTTTGA